From Malaya genurostris strain Urasoe2022 chromosome 2, Malgen_1.1, whole genome shotgun sequence:
cattgaaccgccaacccgggacaggaatatgccgtaataattgaaaaagtaagtaaacaaagagaaactgtcatttgcacttggtaccttttctaatgttcatcgagaattgtcaacttgcgattctctcttgggaaattccacacagcaacgatcattaccagactgtatttttttaagggccgtgaaatactagtatgaagtggagcgaagaaatgtagaaaagttctctcacggttcatgcatcgaGAGACAcgatttcttgtagcatcttctaccggatggaaaatgttgtatacaatatagataaatatcgagcagcttctgtcaaattttcggcaaccaCTAACACtagcgtggattaaaaaaaCTATGGTTGGCTAATTCTATAAAATTTATGCAGTTACTATTCTTTATTAGAGACTGCTTTAAAGCCTCAGTAGTTAATTCTGGAACGAACAATGTTagatgttttttgtttgttttctttttgtcCTCTGTAGAATGACGTTtcagtatttttgaaaaaagggtGTTCCAACTGCAACCTAATTTGCcaaatttttaatttgtatcGAGTTTTTAAGGActcaaaacgaaacaaaaaacatataACATTGTTTGTTCCAGAATCAGCTCTTGAGCAATCATATCTCGGGAATGatttgatatttttacataaaattattattgTAGCAGTCTTTAATAAAGAATAATAGCTACACATAGTTTCAAGGTTAAACACGCTCGAAACAAAGAAGCGGAAACCTCCGTTTGCAGGAGAGGCTCCGTTTAACCAGAAAAATATCCAAGTTTGTGATAGTTGGAATCGTGTAAAGTTTGATTATTCGCTAAGTAATGTGAAAGGTAGGACATTGCATATAAATtgatttgttgagaggcttatgAATAGTTCATAGAAACAACTATCATATCTTATACCCCAACATGCAGTAACAATGAGATCCGCTTGAAAGATATTAAGATAGCCTCACTACTTAATTTCTAAATCTTCTGAAATTCATATCCCAGAgtattctacaaaaaaaatgactgcaaagtattttggaaatttttatgAGACAAACTGTTTTAGACAAATGAATGCAGTACTAATCGGTATCACGCGTAGCTTGTATGTAAAGCTACATTTTATCTTTAGTCAATTTGTGCAGTTATTTgtaatgtgaaaataatatttttatttgtcaACATTGGTGTTTCATTATTATAGATATATCGTATTTATAaatcggaattccttaattatcGATATAGAGACCGTTTTCAAGTTTGGAGGGAAATCAACTTacgttatcaaaaaaaaaaaggtttagaatactGAACAGTTTGAACAAAAAATGAGTATAATTTGATTGAAGTATACTTGATTTATCTCCCGTATTGATTTGGGAGGCAACAGAGTAAACAAGCTTATATAGACCGTGACATTGGAGTAAAATCAAACTACAATTAGATATAAGAATATTTGGAAACATTAAACGATAGaaaaatttatgttgcaaactaGTAAAATAGGTACTTATTTTGCGTACGCACATCGAGAGATAGAGACCTGGACTAATACGCATCGGAAGGTGAAAATATTGCATCAGAgacaaaaaatttaattcgtggtTGTCTAGCGAaagatcacacacacacacaaagagaATTGAGGAAATGGTGGTCTTTGGTCACTTAGAACGTATCGGAATATTGGCGGATTACGATTGTTAACTTATAGTGGTTTGGCCTGAGGTCATAATAATCTACTACCTTCGaaagaaaaagagaagcatGGAAGGGTTAATCTCGATCGtgtcttactcacttttctttaGTGGGATACTTTTCTGCGTAGACTCGTGGTGATTTATGACAAGCCTTGTCACAACAGGGACAGTACCAGTAGCTTAGCACACCGATCGAGACGGCGAAGAGCACATTCGGTATGATCAGCGATAGAATAAGATGCTTTAGATTATCATCCCAGGAGTAGCGAGCCACTACCATCTCGGGATAGGCACGACTGTAGTAACAGGGAAAGGGCTCTCCTACGTGAGAATACCTAATTGAAGAAATGATCAGTTGAAATACTGTAACCACAACCAGTGAGGCATATTACCCATATTTCTTTGCAAACTCAGTGCAGTTTACCCTCGGTGGATAGCCACAGCCTTCCGTGTTGACTAGGAACTTCGTATCCATCACGTCCCACTCTAGAGCATCGAGATCTCTTGGTTCCTTCTGCAGTGTATGATATGCAATCTTGGTGTAATTTACCAGCAACTGGTGGCATCGAATAGCCGCTGTTGTGCAGCCTTCTCGACACGAGCTCCAGGTGCAGTTCCGCATTCCTTCGGCGTACACGTGATCGGTCACTACACACGTTACCGGAACAGGATCGTAATCTGCTACGATGGTCGATATGGCTGGGTCAACCACGAATGGTATCAGAAACAAAAAGGCAAAAACCGACAGAATTGCCGTGGTACCtgtgtgaaaaaaaaagttaatttgacATACTAGGAACTCAACCACAAGGACAACTAAACCTACCTAGACACAGTGAGGTATAGAATTTGGCCTTTTCCAGCAGTTCCGCAATCATTTCTTCTCGCGTGGGGGGTTTTGGTTCTTTGCCATTGGATTCGGCTATGCTCGCTGTCCGACTGTGTGCAAGGCTGACTTTGCTGTTGTTGGAACTTGGCTTGCTCATCGTGATCAAACTGGGTGCCGCCGACAGTGTCGACAAAGACGAATGTAAGTCGTTTGTCGATCTCATCTTGTTTTCTGtgttaatgattgattgttggttGCGCGAAGTGAGCAATGTTGTTATCTCTTACTATTTTGTTTCGTTAGTTTCAAATTCTCTATTTAAAGCGATTCTCATATGTTAAAGTTGTGTTTtgcttctttttctttttttaccaAGCTCTGTCTACTgataaattgataattttacTATTCGCTACTTGCTATGTAAGATTTTCCAAGCATTGTTAAACTGTTTTAGATTTGATAATGCACGCATTCCTCTGTTCATTCAAATATCTGCTGTTGGTTTGCAGTGATTCACTAGCGTCAATCCGTGGATCCGGTGAAGTTTCAATTAGGATCCTTCTTTCTTTTTCTTACGTTTCGTGTCTGACTGAGTTCTCGTGTTTATCAATGCGTGGTGTAAAATTTCATTGTTTGCGACTAATCAAACATCAACTGAGTCTAATTTAATACAAACATATTTCAGTAGTAACAAAGTTTATACGATTCACAAGACAAAATACAAAACATCGTTCGTTTTAATGCTTACTGATGCTATAAGCAACTTCAGATCATAGCGGTTTGCTTCACAAAAGCCAACATTAACTTGAATTAACAATATCGATATCAAAATAGAGCGTATTTGCGTAGTTTTAACACAACTAGAGTTATTTTACTGGGAGTATAGTTCAGGGTACCGTTAACTTATCATATTGGTCGATGGATGTACGTGAGGAGTTTGGTTAAAGAATTCTCTAGCGGGGTTGTGTTCTCTTTCGTTCGTTTCTTCCTAGAGCAGGAGTAGTACGGTTCGTGCGTGGTTATTTAAATAGTTAGGGGTACTTAAATGTGTTATTGTCTTTGGAGCTCAAAACTGGTTCCGTTCCTTATTTTCGCTCAACATAATCAAGAACAATCAGTTGCGcaatcaatataataacaaGAAATGTATAGAACACGATTTATTCGTTCATTCGAAAGAAGAAAAATTGATCTGTAGACGCAAATCAGTGCAGTGAAAATACACCCGATTGATGAACTGGACTGTCTTCTTGCAGTAGAGGAATGCCTAGAACAGAAATGAGAGAGAGAAAATTATTTGCAAGAAAATCAGGTTGCAGTGTTCAAGTGACGAGGCATTTTTCGCCGAACAAAGCCAGCCACATCTTCCAAAACCTCAAGGATTTACTAAATGCTTCACCGTTGCACGCGCTTCGGTTCCGGTTGACGGCTACGCTGACTGAAATCCTTGATGTTTTGGAGTGCCTTACGATGGCGGTGGAGGGGCTGCACATATGTTTTAGTACATATGGAAAAATGTCTCAGTCACCGAATCTACCATGCAACAAGTTCAAGGAAACAATTGTTCTTACGTGATGGATCTCAGAGAGCCATAACCGAGTCGCCACCTCCACCACCATCGCCAGTTTCGGCGTTAGCTTTTCCGCCTGCACACCCATCAGCCAGCAACTGTTTATTAGCGCAACCGACGAAACGCATTTTTGCGTCGTCGCCGATAAATATCGTCTTTTGGCAGAACGTTAAGGTCAGGCAGGAAACGGCAAACAAGATAGTCGGGACAAAAAATCCTATGACAAACTGTTTGTAGGTAGTTTCTAAGCTGAATCGAGCAACAACTTTGTCCGTGTTCGCCTTGGAATAGAAACAGGGAAATCTGGCGCGAGCATTGTGATCAGTTCCATCCTTTCCGTATTCCTTCAGAAAGTCTTTGCATTCGTCCTGTAGAGTATTGACGCAACCTTCCAAATTGATCATGAGCCCAGATTCGTTTGATATGGTCAAGTCCTGCTCTAGCGGTGCAATCGTTTTCAGTGGCTTCGACACGGCGTAGTGCAAATAGCTTAAGTAAGTAAAATTGGTCAGATCGGTGAGTTCGTCCTTTTCTAGAAGCGATCCGTTGACGCAATCGGTAGTCTGAATTCCGTTCGTAGTGTTTTGTATCGTATAACACGATGCCATTATAACCTTTCCGTCGCCTTCATTCCATATTTCTTGATTTGTATGCGTTTCAACCGCAACTGAACATTGCGAAAGATAAACTTTATCTCCACTCAATAATATCATATTCTTATTCCTAGTCGGAATGTCCACACAACGGCGGTCACAATTGTATGGAGTTTTTATCTTTCGGCATGTTCCACGATTGCATGAGAATAATCCGTGTATGTCGATACAGGTTATCTTACCACGCCTGCCGGAACATTTGAGCGGTGCGTCGGTATTTTTgaacacacactcaaatgcatcGGTAATGTTGATGCACATGCCCATGGAACAGTTGAATGTTCCCGTGAGATTTTTGCATTCGTCCGCTATGCAACGAGCTTTCTTAGCGTTTTCTTGATCAATCCCGTAACATGTTTTATTTGCCGAATTGGTGCAATTTTGAAACGTCAGGCTACTTCCGTTGGTGCGTAGGTGGACGTAGATCTGAATGCAGGCACCGGACGTCTTACTTAGACACCATTCCCCGCAGGAGCCCCATTCACAGGCATCTTTATTCAGTGCCTTAGTAGTGGTACACATGACAGGCGTCTCGTCGATACCGCTTTTGAACGCACGCGATGAGGGCATATAGATTGCAACCGTCAGATAAACGATCGCCACCGTACTCAGTACGAAGGTCAGCTGACAGATGCATATCATTCCGCATATCCGTGTGTCCTGGGGCGGTATTATAAGGTCCTCTACGGGGATTGGTTTTTTCTTTCCCATCGTCGCTGCTTCAGCACTCTGCTTACCAAGATTACTACTTGTTCAGAGATTATCTGTTGGTGAAAATCGTACAAACGAGAACAGCAATtacagtttatttttattgtttagtTTTAAACGATGTTTCTCAGTTATAAACGATGTTATTTATCTGTTTATCAACAGATGAGGGGGTTTTATACCGGCCAATGAGACATACTACTAGAGAATCTCTGCTTCAACAGCCTATTGTCAGCTCCAAATAAATTCATCAATTTATTAGAATTCTGGCTGGCAATATTTTTCATTACAGCTCGTCTCAAgtgcttaaatttttgttgCCGTAAAAtgaaatacacaaaaataatcaATACTCTGAAACATTTTTAATGATTTCTTAGTAAAAGTTTGCTAGTTTCTTAGTTAGAGTGAAGTAATTCTTGAAAAACTGTCAAATATACATGTTTAAAGTTTAAATTAGGTGAATTGTTTTTTCAGAAATATTCGTTTATTTCCGTATTCTCGGGAATTTATAATATTATAGCTATAAACGGGTTTGCAAACTATCGTGTTTTAATCGACTATATTACCGAAAACAGTAATTtggatatattatattattataatatattattggAATATCAACGAAATAGATTTTAGATAACCGGAAATTGGTTTACCATAAAAGTACTGCTGAAGTGCTCTGctttgatgagtcgaagacgaaacgtaatgcTCTTTCATTTTcctaacaaatcattggcaatatCTTTTTTTGCTAGCATGACGCCCTCacgcgagtccgcatcgaatctcgtacacagaagtacGGAAGAGAAATGTTAAATTCGTTCGCACCAAAATAGCAAcactgcgcatccatacaattgacatgatatgttcaatgtgatgccgtgcgatggcgttgctcaactgaagattgattgcgCTCCAAGCTGATAGGGTCTGCATAAATGTAGCCTTTTTACTTAAGTTCGAAACTGAGTAACGGATAGTAGAGCAGTTTTTGAAACAAAACGTGCACCGAATAAAGATTCGAATGGAGCTATTGAGTGAATTCCGGATGTATTTTCCTAATTATTAAATGGTTTTATAGAACCTTCACTATTGTTAACGATATTTGGAACAGAGTAATATATTATTAACGATATTTGGAACAGAGTAATGTTATGATTACTTCATAAAAATTTTTTGGGCGTATCATAAAATcaataataaaattcaaaaactcaaatattaacTCTAATCTAATAAATATCTGAACATGTTAGAAAACCTAGTATTTATAgatactgatatttcggtatttTCTTTTCCCAAGAAGCGACAGAAATGTACCATGCACACGATGCCGAATATTTGGGAAAATGAAAATCTTTAGATTAAAAACACGGGGAATTTCGGTTATTTTACAGTTTGCCGAAATGATTGTCTATCACtcggctgttcaaatctcggtaaaGGTTTGCCGTGATTTGGAGATAAAATCTAAGTGTGAGCTCTCGCTTTTTTTAAAGGATGAATCCAAGATTACGATTAGCTTGTATTGCATTTTGCACATATCAAAATCCTGACACCATTATGAGAATTGTTAGAAATGAGGTAGATACAGGAGAGGCAAACAAAATGCAAAGTATTTGGGAAAAGAATTTTGCATCAGTAAGCCAACTAACATCAGAAACACGTGCTTGGTCTCGTGATACAACTCGATCTAGTTTCCAAAGAATCAAAGCATGTTTATTTATCATGTTGTTTGCGTTCCAACACCAGTAGGCCACTCTGCACCACCACTTTCTTATATGTATCACAAACGAAtgtacagacatgacagtcacgatctttttttggcgcacatctacggtcctccgtgaaactgtcaccaatggtgataaattggttgcactgctgagttcccatcatacattcctaATGCAAATGTAAAACCGTGAGAagcctttcgattcggtagcttatTTGTATACATTGAGATTttgtggcacactttggttgaaatgataacaatgcaattaatctcgcgctccacctagcggtcatttcagaatgtaccgggaacgaaccacattctttaaaaatattcatatgcacgtacatgtctttattatttatcgttGTATGtatccaaagacatcatattaacaagatatccagctctcacatttcccgaacatattattggcaacaacattttttgcgagcatatCGCCCTCACACGAGtttgcatcgaatctcgtacacagatgtaggggagagaaatgtcaaattcatgcgcgccaaaatagcagcactgcgcacccatacaattgacatgaatgttacaccgtgcgatggcgttgctgaactgaagattgatttcgctccaagctgacagggtctgatgtaTCTCAATTGATAGGATAGAAAATCGTTCCTAAAGTTGGGCGTACACTATTTTATTGAAGCATTTTCAATCAGGTTTTGATCACCCTTGCGATGTGAAGTAGTAATTTTTTCCACCATTAAAACACTCTACTTTCGAGTTTCAGTATTTACTACGTGCCATATAGACTGGAAGTGCGATGCGGTGTTCTGGTGCTGcattcaaaaaagtataatttcaatgtgttgtttgatacgcataagtaaaaatttggttgaaatatttattttgagtgacagtgcaggtgtggcaagtgtgtgtttagtagtgagagtgctatttattgaataatattgatccgcgaaactaaagatgctaaAGCGGcgaaaactgagaatttaccgccccaaaattcaacgatgttaacctgttaaccgatccgtctgcatgtcattgtcgttgttgtcggatttctgtGGAATGTGTAAAAGTTAACAAGTCGATCGTTTCATTCGGACTGAGAGTCTTGCGAACCCAaacgcgagtgtttttattttattctttcagtggtcgtattttatctcgcgttgctgacagcagagcgagcaggagaaaagggatatcCCAATAGtagttcgaaatcaaatttggtgagcaaaaaaaaaaaaggtctcaccaccCATTTTCTGAACCACTTCCGCTGATCGAATTCAATtttgtgagcaaaaaaaaaacctcaaccgctctgtactttttggtgctcaaCTGTACTCGATTCACAAAATCTgggaaaatctgtgatttattcaagaatctgttaaaacctgtgatcattttcagaaatctgtgaaaatctgtgtcagttttaaaatctgtgaagaaaactcaaaatctgtgaaacacagattaatctgtgaacctgacatccctgctgGTGAGTTCGTTCATTagagatattttgtatttttcttacttattatatttctcctgagtattgaaaatcaggttttgttgagatcatattgtttaccaaaacatatccggatctttttccctccctactaacaaatctcctatcccatgATGcacgtggagatacagtggtacccgcgatctctagaaacaacgagtatcggactaacattccttcctttccctcagtagcacagcctttggtcgtagccagcgtcgttattgatcatttaataaaaagttagtagtgagtgggtatgtacagtgaaaatgatttgcttcttccaggcttcattttcttggttcattgtacattttcactcattcggtcaatcgcgaagtgcaactacgggcgatctacctcagctcagctcagtatTTACTACGTGCTATATATACATGGAACTGAAAAATGGCTGAAAAGCTTACTTCTACCAATTAACTTACATTCTTTTGATTGCTGTCAGGTAACAAAGATCAAATGTACCCAATAACTGGAATCAGCAATCAGAACGAGTTGGTTGAAGGAACAAATTcccctagttttttttttggaaatttgtgcctGACCGTTGCTGCTCTTCATTTACCATTCTACATCCCATGTAAGGATGGCTAAAGATTCGCAACATTTATGAACATGCCATTTATGAGGGATGCCAAACAAATTGCTAAGATCTTTTAAACAAAACACAGCAAGGTTTTATTCACTCCAGGACGAATGATTCCGTGCCCCCAAATAAATGCTGAACtcctctgactatagctcttTGAGGTGAAAAAACGGTTGAATATCCTTTATTTTTAGTCCATcatacatagattcaaatgtataCTAAGAATCAGAAATCCGGATtcatagttgcgtcaatgcaaggaaattacatatcagatgaaggAATGACATTCACATAAATCAAAGTATATTCTAAGTACGCTTAATATTCGCTTGTCTGAGTGCAAGTTTGTTATCAGACCATTAATTTTCAGTAATTTCAGAATAATCGGTCACCTAGAAGAtggaaacagcatttgaaattttgaacgaaacagCACTTAtaacatttcacgacagtagacactaaAACCAGTACGGCCATCTAACAGAGAACCGCCCGTTTAACAAGCTATAGGTTCATCAAGCTCTCGTTCCAGACAATCAGATAACCACTCTTCAAATACTCGTTCCAGACAATCAGATAACCACTCTTCAAATACTCCTCCCTATTAACTATTTGAGAACTACAAACGAGAGTGACTAGTAGTATAGtctggcataatgccatttgtcataataataattgtacTCGCAATATTTTAATCTGATGTTTAATTTCGTTTGTGTTTCAATCGAGTGATGTTTTGCAAGGGGAGAACACTAATTAGAGAGCCTTCAAGGTGAGGCACAACCATTAAGGTAACCTGAATTATTATGTTCTGATTCTTGATACATCGGAAATTTCCTCTTTCCCACATCTCACAAAAGATGGACGATTAGTTGCGATGACTATGTGCAGAACTGCACTgatcacaaactcaaattctcAAATCTCTATCTGAGTTATCTCGAATGGTTTGGTGAGCGTTTACATCAATACCGAAGCAGTATTTAGATTTTAAATATAGATAAAACGGTATAATGAAAAAGGCAGGTGTGTAGGTGTCTACATAAGTGTATATGTGTAAAAAATGTGCACtgacttttctctgagatggctgaaccgattgtcacaaacctattttcaaatgaaagcttATGTAATCTAATACAAACTTTCGGAGCTTTAtatgaatctgacttccggttccggagatacagagtgatatgtgcaaaataaatgaaaacaagTGCACTTGCTTTTCATGGAGATTTTAAAAAGCaaaatcttggcattacattccttttgtggaatttggcctttctgtttcaacagacttcgcagacgattcttagtgtacagaatcattacatggtttgtactatggatcctactgatactaaaaatccttccaggtcggggctcgaacatacgataactggtttgtaagaccagcgtcctatgcattgaaccgccaacccgggacatggtGATTTTAATAAACCTATATTCAGTGATCTGGTTTcggtgaaatttaaataaatgagTATTTagaatttcacatgcttatttcaattgacaatgtaaatagaaaattcttcaaatttttTATACTCTGGTTAAGACAAATAGGCTAAATCGGCAATAAAATCAAAACAGACCTACAgcataaaaaaatacatcagattccccagtgtaatagtaatgtagttgagcaactcgTGATACCAAAAGCTCCCTCTGGTGGAAAATGGGTgcttaaatgctcctaaaatgtatgtataaagttgcctgcgcaacttttggtgtcacgggttgcttacacgcttagaaaaagttactcagagtttgagtactagttactcattttcaaatgatacatggaaacgtcaaaatttgagtagttATCCATGATTATTATGAATAATttttactctaaatttgagttttacGTATCGAATTTAAGGATTACTACTTCAGCGAACCGTCGAAAAATCGAACGAAAATTTTTTCGATATCATTCCCTATTTTCTATTACTCAAATTACGTATCTGTGGTTAACTTCGTTggtaattttgtggaaatttcTATGGCTGCAATAATACGATGCAGAAAATATTTGATGAAATTAACGCTACAACGGCGAGGAAACTGCGAGGTAAAGATtaagaaataattttgaaatctaGAATAAGGAGTACGTTTTTAGGGTTTTCGAGCCATATTAAAAAGCTGATGGCATGATAATTCATGGACAAGCGAAAGAAGTGAAAGGGCCATAATTTGAATACCAGCTGGAAATCAGACCAACCTTTCGTGTGCTCCGAGTGTGGTTCACTATACCAAAGATTTAAACGCCTGAAACGTTATTTATCGTGAAGATCATTACTTATCGTGAATAACAAATCCAATGTTTTTTAAATCATAACTTTCCTTGGCAGGAATCACTAAAAAAAATAAGTGAATTCGCTGCAAATTTACGGAGGATGTCTCACATCCAGAGATAGAAGTAAAAAAAGCTTCCAGAGATAAAAAGTAAACTATTAGtagcactttttctgtagatgagtgggatcttacttatttttgagtaattatttttaagtgtgtaccttgatttatgacagtagctaatggaaaagagTACACCAGTTTCTCACTTGAAGCGCTGTCAGTGTCTCCGTACAGTAGAAAATCTAGGTCTACTTGATTTATACCTACAGTTAGCTTTAATACCCCGTCCGGTATACACTCAAACCTCCATTCACGAAACGttcttgcatttctcatatagaaaggctatacaattactgtgaaaaccgacttagctcgacgaactgagtacaTGTCtgggtgtgtatgtatgtatgtctgtgtgtatgtgacaaataatgtcactcgactttttcagagatggctgaaccgattttcacaaactcaaattcaattgaaaggtcttatggtcccatagatctccattgatttttttcccgattcgacttccgattccaaaACTGCTAGATTtgcacgaaaaaatgaaaaaaatgtcactcacttttctcagagatggcttgaccgattttcacaaatttagatttaaaCGAAAAGTCTCATGGTCACATAGCTCGCTacagaattttatctttatccgacttccggttccggaattacaaggtaatatgtgcatatctatgagaaaatgcgcactcaattttctcggaaatatcttaaccgatttttacaaactaagatgcaaaaaaagaacttaaaattctttaaaaa
This genomic window contains:
- the LOC131432261 gene encoding protein tipE, with product MRSTNDLHSSLSTLSAAPSLITMSKPSSNNSKVSLAHSRTASIAESNGKEPKPPTREEMIAELLEKAKFYTSLCLGTTAILSVFAFLFLIPFVVDPAISTIVADYDPVPVTCVVTDHVYAEGMRNCTWSSCREGCTTAAIRCHQLLVNYTKIAYHTLQKEPRDLDALEWDVMDTKFLVNTEGCGYPPRVNCTEFAKKYGYSHVGEPFPCYYSRAYPEMVVARYSWDDNLKHLILSLIIPNVLFAVSIGVLSYWYCPCCDKACHKSPRVYAEKYPTKENKLLCRSDDEEDELDY
- the LOC131432260 gene encoding uncharacterized protein LOC131432260 translates to MGKKKPIPVEDLIIPPQDTRICGMICICQLTFVLSTVAIVYLTVAIYMPSSRAFKSGIDETPVMCTTTKALNKDACEWGSCGEWCLSKTSGACIQIYVHLRTNGSSLTFQNCTNSANKTCYGIDQENAKKARCIADECKNLTGTFNCSMGMCINITDAFECVFKNTDAPLKCSGRRGKITCIDIHGLFSCNRGTCRKIKTPYNCDRRCVDIPTRNKNMILLSGDKVYLSQCSVAVETHTNQEIWNEGDGKVIMASCYTIQNTTNGIQTTDCVNGSLLEKDELTDLTNFTYLSYLHYAVSKPLKTIAPLEQDLTISNESGLMINLEGCVNTLQDECKDFLKEYGKDGTDHNARARFPCFYSKANTDKVVARFSLETTYKQFVIGFFVPTILFAVSCLTLTFCQKTIFIGDDAKMRFVGCANKQLLADGCAGGKANAETGDGGGGGDSVMAL